The proteins below come from a single Oncorhynchus tshawytscha isolate Ot180627B linkage group LG22, Otsh_v2.0, whole genome shotgun sequence genomic window:
- the LOC112222013 gene encoding E3 ubiquitin-protein ligase TRIM47 isoform X2 codes for MASKLWTKEEISCPVCLNTLTEPTTLPCGHNFCLDCIRKCWDESGSISSRSNAVSCCPYCRETFRLRPTLTKNSILEKMVEKLKTTLLDTSPGYPYDGPEDVVCDVCTLLGSRRKAKAVRACRECKLSYCQSHLRAHLDILLLQKHTLVGVVVKELQLEKLCPQHDKLLDMYCRLERRCICSLCAVEEHKSHQTVSAETERAKKQALLAVEQIKSNSKLQMKEELLTQLGEAAGSLKGFAQAAVEVSDMIFVELIHSLEKRRAEVRDSIKDREKTLAAQAARAETRLRQDITTLQRRNSDLEKLAQTQDSILFLQRWQPISLLPDREPSVISERHSFGAVTSIITEFKELLKDMNVDFLEKIKQAVANVDILESPVPMTKPQGRQVRRAHSECQPMPPVPLQKAWSISRDFTFGIPKTRPDFLH; via the exons ATGGCCTCTAAGCTGTGGACAAAGGAGGAAATTAGCTGTCCAGTCTGTTTGAACACCCTAACAGAGCCTACAACTCTTCCATGTGGACACAACTTCTGCCTCGACTGTATCAGAAAATGCTGGGATGAGAGTGGTAGTATCAGCAGCAGAAGCAACGCGGTTTCCTGCTGTCCTTACTGTCGAGAGACATTCAGATTGCGCCCCACACTGACTAAGAACTCAATATTGGAAAAGATGGTGGAGAAGCTAAAGACTACTTTACTCGATACCTCTCCTGGGTATCCGTACGATGGGCCTGAAGACGTGGTGTGTGACGTGTGTACTCTTCTAGGGTCCAGGAGGAAGGCAAAGGCTGTGAGGGCCTGTCGGGAGTGTAAGctgtcctactgccagtctcACCTTAGAGCCCACCTGGATATCCTTCTGTTACAGAAGCACACTCTGGTGGGTGTGGTGGTCAAGGAGCTGCAACTGGAGAAGCTGTGTCCCCAGCATGACAAACTGCTGGACATGTACTGCAGACTTGAGAGGAGGTGTATCTGTTCTCTGTGTGCAGTTGAGGAACACAAAAGCCACCAAACTGTCTCCGCTGAGACTGAACGGGCCAAGAAACAG GCACTGTTGGCAGTGGAACAGATCAAATCCAACAGTAAACTCCAGATGAAGGAGGAGCTGCTGACACAACTGGGAGAGGCTGCGGGATCTCTTAAA GGATTTGCACAAGCTGCAGTGGAGGTCAGTGACATGATCTTCGTTGAGCTGATCCACTCCCTAgaaaagaggagagcagaggtgaGGGACTCCATCAAAGATAGGGAGAAGACTCTGGCTGCTCAGGCAGCAAGAGCAGAGACACGACTGAGACAGGACATAACAACACTGCAAAGGAGAAACAGCGATCTGGAGAAACTCGCCCAAACACAAGACAGCATACTCTTTCTCCAG AGGTGGCAACCCATCAGCCTGCTGCCGGATCGTGAACCTAGTGTTATCAGTGAAAGACATTCATTTGGAGCTGTGACGTCAATTATCACTGAATTCAAGGAGCTGCTTAAGGACATGAATGTTGACTTCTTAGAAAAGATTAAACAAGCAG TTGCAAATGTGGACATTTTGGAATCTCCAGTACCCATGACCAAACCTCAGGGCAGGCAAG TGAGAAGAGCCCATTCTGAATGCCAGCCAATGCCACCGGTGCCACTGCAAAAAGCATGGAGCA TAAGCAGAGATTTCACATTTGGAATTCCTAAGACCAGACCCGACTTCTTACACT AA
- the LOC112222013 gene encoding E3 ubiquitin-protein ligase TRIM16 isoform X1, translated as MASKLWTKEEISCPVCLNTLTEPTTLPCGHNFCLDCIRKCWDESGSISSRSNAVSCCPYCRETFRLRPTLTKNSILEKMVEKLKTTLLDTSPGYPYDGPEDVVCDVCTLLGSRRKAKAVRACRECKLSYCQSHLRAHLDILLLQKHTLVGVVVKELQLEKLCPQHDKLLDMYCRLERRCICSLCAVEEHKSHQTVSAETERAKKQALLAVEQIKSNSKLQMKEELLTQLGEAAGSLKGFAQAAVEVSDMIFVELIHSLEKRRAEVRDSIKDREKTLAAQAARAETRLRQDITTLQRRNSDLEKLAQTQDSILFLQRWQPISLLPDREPSVISERHSFGAVTSIITEFKELLKDMNVDFLEKIKQAVANVDILESPVPMTKPQGRQVRRAHSECQPMPPVPLQKAWSISRDFTFGIPKTRPDFLHYAFQLTLDTDTAHRNLCFSDQNRKVTLVKSRGQSWTRSRLPKTFDFWEQVLCWEGLTGARYYWEADWRGKGVFIGVTYESIQRGGRGLACGLGYNVKSWSLQCSDTSYSAWHDNIETKITAKVSSPRIGVYLDHKAGTLSFYSISDSSMILLHSFLSEDFSEPLYPGFGVGLQSSLILCQLGRQRQLRT; from the exons ATGGCCTCTAAGCTGTGGACAAAGGAGGAAATTAGCTGTCCAGTCTGTTTGAACACCCTAACAGAGCCTACAACTCTTCCATGTGGACACAACTTCTGCCTCGACTGTATCAGAAAATGCTGGGATGAGAGTGGTAGTATCAGCAGCAGAAGCAACGCGGTTTCCTGCTGTCCTTACTGTCGAGAGACATTCAGATTGCGCCCCACACTGACTAAGAACTCAATATTGGAAAAGATGGTGGAGAAGCTAAAGACTACTTTACTCGATACCTCTCCTGGGTATCCGTACGATGGGCCTGAAGACGTGGTGTGTGACGTGTGTACTCTTCTAGGGTCCAGGAGGAAGGCAAAGGCTGTGAGGGCCTGTCGGGAGTGTAAGctgtcctactgccagtctcACCTTAGAGCCCACCTGGATATCCTTCTGTTACAGAAGCACACTCTGGTGGGTGTGGTGGTCAAGGAGCTGCAACTGGAGAAGCTGTGTCCCCAGCATGACAAACTGCTGGACATGTACTGCAGACTTGAGAGGAGGTGTATCTGTTCTCTGTGTGCAGTTGAGGAACACAAAAGCCACCAAACTGTCTCCGCTGAGACTGAACGGGCCAAGAAACAG GCACTGTTGGCAGTGGAACAGATCAAATCCAACAGTAAACTCCAGATGAAGGAGGAGCTGCTGACACAACTGGGAGAGGCTGCGGGATCTCTTAAA GGATTTGCACAAGCTGCAGTGGAGGTCAGTGACATGATCTTCGTTGAGCTGATCCACTCCCTAgaaaagaggagagcagaggtgaGGGACTCCATCAAAGATAGGGAGAAGACTCTGGCTGCTCAGGCAGCAAGAGCAGAGACACGACTGAGACAGGACATAACAACACTGCAAAGGAGAAACAGCGATCTGGAGAAACTCGCCCAAACACAAGACAGCATACTCTTTCTCCAG AGGTGGCAACCCATCAGCCTGCTGCCGGATCGTGAACCTAGTGTTATCAGTGAAAGACATTCATTTGGAGCTGTGACGTCAATTATCACTGAATTCAAGGAGCTGCTTAAGGACATGAATGTTGACTTCTTAGAAAAGATTAAACAAGCAG TTGCAAATGTGGACATTTTGGAATCTCCAGTACCCATGACCAAACCTCAGGGCAGGCAAG TGAGAAGAGCCCATTCTGAATGCCAGCCAATGCCACCGGTGCCACTGCAAAAAGCATGGAGCA TAAGCAGAGATTTCACATTTGGAATTCCTAAGACCAGACCCGACTTCTTACACT ATGCTTTTCAACTCACTCTAGACACTGATACAGCACACCGCAACTTGTGCTTCTCTGACCAGAACCGCAAGGTGACTCTGGTCAAGTCCAGAGGTCAATCCTGGACCAGGTCACGTCTCCCGAAGACCTTTGACTTCTGGGAACAAGTGCTGTGCTGGGAGGGCTTGACCGGTGCCCGTTACTACTGGGAGGCAGATTGGAGAGGCAAAGGAGTGTTCATTGGAGTGACCTATGAGAGCATtcagaggggaggcaggggactAGCGTGTGGCCTGGGGTACAATGTAAAATCATGGAGCTTACAGTGCTCTGACACCAGTTACTCAGCATGGCACGATAACATTGAAACCAAGATCACTGCCAAGGTCTCATCCCCTAGAATAGGGGTTTATTTAGATCACAAAGCAGGAACTCTGTCTTTTTACAGCATCTCTGACTCCTCCATGATTCTGCTCCATAGTTTTTTGTCAGAGGACTTCTCAGAGCCACTGTATCCTGGTTTTGGTGTTGGGCTACAATCCTCGTTGATACTTTGCCAATTGGGGAGACAACGACAATTGAGGACATAG